The stretch of DNA AAATACAATCTTTAAATGTATTTTCAATGAATTTATCTCAAACAGTAATTCAATTTGTTACGCTTTTAGTTATTATAGTTGGGGTATTTGAAATAAATAACAAAACTTTATCAGTTGGTGGATTAATAGCAGTTACAATTCTTGCAAGTCGTGCAATGGTTCCTGTAATTCAAGCTTCAATGATGGCAATAAAGTTAAAAGAGATTAAAGAATCATTAGATAATATAAATGAATTTTGGCATTTACCATTAGAAAATGATAAAAATATTGAAATTGGTTTAGGTGAAATAAAAGGAAATATTGAATTTAAAAATGTTGATTTTTATTATAAAAATAGTAAATATGCATCTTTGGAAAATTGTAATATAAAAATAAAAGAGGGTGAAAAAGTAGGAATTATCGGACAAACAGGTGCTGGGAAAAGTACTTTTTTACGAATATTAACAGGTCTTGATAGCCCAACAAAAGGATCAGTTTATTTAGATGGACATGAAATATCTACAATACATCCTGTTGAAATAAGACAAAATATAGGTGTAATGCCCCAAGAACCATTTTTATTTTCTGGTACATTAAAAGAAAATATTGAATTATCAAGCCCTATTAGTAAAGAAAAAATGATGCAATTAATAAAAATTACTGGCTTAGAAGATTTAGTAAAAAAATCAGGACAAGGTGATGGTTTACAAGTTGGTGAACGAGGTTGTAATTTATCGGTTGGGCAAAGACATTTAGTCGCACTTGCAAGGGCATTATTAAATAATCCTCCTATTTTGATTTTAGATGAACCCACAACAGGACTGGATGTAGGTCTTGAAAAATCTTTAATAACACATATGAAACAAGTATTAGATAATAAAACCTTAATAGTAATTACACATAGATTTGCTGCCTTAGATTTAGTTGATAGAGTAATCGTTCTAAATCAAGGTAAAATTGTTGCAGATGGTCCAAAAAATGCAGTTTTAGCCGCATTACAAGAGAAAAAATAATATGAATAATAGATTATTTGAAGAGAAAAATTGGAATTATTACACTACTGTAATTCCAATTATGATATTTTTTACGATTTTTTTATCTTGGGCTACTTTTAGTGAAGTGGATGAAGCAATAAAAGGAACAGGAAGAGTAGTTCCTTCTGGTCAAACAAAAGTTATACAAAATCTTGAAGGTGGAATTATTTCTGCGATTTTAGTAGAAGAAGGAAAAACAGTAAAAAAAGGAGATATTATATATAACCTTTCTAATGCTTTTTTTAGTTCAGAATTTGTTACAAAAGAGATTGATTTATTAAGCCTTCAAGCAGTTTTAGTAAGATTAGAAGCTTTAATTGACAATAAAACAACAATTGAATTTCCCGAAGAATTAAAGAAAAAAATCCCCGATATAATCGAAAATGAAACTAGAATATTTTATGAAGATTTAGAAAATAATCAAAGAAAAGTAGATATAGCAAAAGATCAATACAATCAAAAAGATTATAAATTAAGAGAAACAAAAATTAGGTTTAATAATCTTAGTATAGAGTTAAATTTAGCTATGGAAAATATGAAAATATTAGATGAATTATTAAATAAAAAAGTAGCTTCTAAAAAAGAGTATATATTAGAATTATCTAAAAAACAAAATATTGTAACTCAAATTGATGAAACAAGAAATAGTATTCCAATATTACAAGAAGAAATTGAAGAATCAAAAAAGAAAATTGCTTCAGTTGAATCAGAAAATAGAAGTAAACAATTAAGTAAATATTCAGAGATTAAAACAGAAATTAATAAAGCAATAGAAAAAAACAAAGC from Arcobacter suis CECT 7833 encodes:
- a CDS encoding HlyD family type I secretion periplasmic adaptor subunit; translation: MNNRLFEEKNWNYYTTVIPIMIFFTIFLSWATFSEVDEAIKGTGRVVPSGQTKVIQNLEGGIISAILVEEGKTVKKGDIIYNLSNAFFSSEFVTKEIDLLSLQAVLVRLEALIDNKTTIEFPEELKKKIPDIIENETRIFYEDLENNQRKVDIAKDQYNQKDYKLRETKIRFNNLSIELNLAMENMKILDELLNKKVASKKEYILELSKKQNIVTQIDETRNSIPILQEEIEESKKKIASVESENRSKQLSKYSEIKTEINKAIEKNKANVDREQRKSVISPVNGIINKLYFYTEGGIVKPGDKMAEITPIEDSLTIEAKIKSSDRAFIWEGQDVSVEITAYDFSKYGLLNGKLISISPDSFEDRNGSIFYIAKIKADVNQFAPDLPILPGMVANVNILTGKKTVLQYIIKPLKDISKNALSEQ